A segment of the Salvelinus sp. IW2-2015 linkage group LG23, ASM291031v2, whole genome shotgun sequence genome:
agccaaagagtggagtcacaaaaagcagaattaGAGAGAATGAATCACtgacctttgatcttcatcagatgacactcataggacatcatgttacacaatacatgtatgttttgttcggtaaagttcatatttatctaaaaaaaatctcagtatacattgggcgcgttatgttcagtagatccaaaaacatccggtcattttgcagagagccacatcaatttacagaaatactcatcataaatgttgatgaacatacaagtgttatacatggaattaaagatatacttctccttaatgcaactgctgtgccagatttcaaaaaagctttacggaaaaagcaaaccatgctataatctgagaaCGGTGCTCAGAGAACAAATGcatatatccgccatgttggagtcaacagaagtcagaaataacattataaatattcacctacctttgatcttcatcagaatgttccacaataaatgttggatttgttcgataatgtccatcatttatgtccaaagagctacttttgttagcgcgtttggtaaacaaatcaaaactcacgaagcgcgttcactagttgcagacgaaatactaatttagtgtatgtaaacatctgacccactgggaatgtgatgaaagaaatataatctgaaataaatcattctctactattattctaacatttcacattagaataaagtggtgatcctaactgacctaagacagggaatttttactagaattaaatgtcaggaattgtgaaactgagtttaaatgtatttggctaaggtgtatgtaaacctccgacttcaactgtgtgtgtttgtgtgtgctgctcGACTTAAACATATACAATCTCGGTTTACCAACAACCTAACCAAACATTCGACCAGTCAACTAATTGGGGGCAGCCCTATTGCACTTTTAAATCTCTCTTGATTACAGTTTTCTGATTTTGATGTTTACTTCAACAACTGTTATTCAGTTCTTGGTTTTCTTTCCCATCATTCTAAtgactgttttttttgtgtgtttcgtTAATGGGACTTGCGAAAGAGAAAGTCCCCACTTTAAATATTTTAAGCATTTCTGACTTTACTGTTATTCAGCACACTACTCTTAAACCGTTTAAGCTTTAAAACATTTAGACTGGTATGTATTAAGTTACTATTATTCAACTTTTTGATAACATACTTTTTAAACTTCAACTTTTCTACCTTAAAAAAAACTCTGCACCTTTCATGGGATTTCTTCAACGTTCTAAAGATCTCATTGTTAAAAACACCCAGACAACCAACATTCTATTCACTGTAAAAAATGACAGTTTTACACAAATCAGCTACATTGACCACCTTCCCAAGAAGTTAGACAAACTTAGTGGGTGTGGAATCTTAagtctacttctctgcttttcACATCTAAAATCATAACAGAAATAACTTCTACCGATCAAAcgttacagctgttttagtaaccgcaTTGACTACATTAAAGAAATCACAGTCATTTTGACCACTTTCCCGACAAGTTAGAGCGCATTAAATAGGGCGTTAAATCTTAGTCTGCTTTTCAAATTCTAAATCAGAACACTTCTTCCACTACCACAAATAATTTTATAAAGCTAACTCACGTCCCAACATTTTTCTTCATGGTGGGTTAAGCAtcatcaaaatagattttataaaTTATTTGGATTTACCTGTTTATTTGACTGTTGTTGATGATGGTGATCCCTCTTGCCTGTCCAGGTATTGCCCAGTCCCTTGGCACAGACACCCCCTTCACAGCCATGGCCGGCAGTGAGATCTTCTCTCTGGAGATGAGCAAGACCGAGGCCCTCAGCCAGGCCTTCAGGAAAGCCATCGGAGTCAGGATCAAGTGAGTTTAGGCTTCTTCTCAGTTGACTTTATTTGTCGTGTTTTTAAGTTAACAATCAACATTTATATACCACAGTGTGTGAGAACGAGGGAATGGAGTATACATCAGTATTTCGTTTTGGTATGTTTTTGTTAGCAAATTAATTGATATTCATGATGTGTTTGCAGAGAGGAGACTGAGATCATTGAAGGAGAAGTGGTGGAGATTCAGATTGACAGACCAGCCACTGGAACGGTGAGTTCTGACTCGGCCCCCCTCTCAACTCTCTCGctgtgctctgtctctctttatgtttaGTTTGAGTCATTCTCATAAGGTGGAAATTGGAGAGATGTACTGATGGACCAATTGAATTTCAGTCTGTGATTGTCTTCTAATAAGAGAGACAGATTGGTGATAAGAGAGAGACGGGTCTGTTAGTATTTAATTTAACAGCAGCAGCCTTATTATAGATGGGTATCACAGTGAAAGGATATTCATTTTAGGGAGTTGATAATATGATTTCTGGGTGGAATATTTTGTCTGCGCTCAATGTTTCATAAGTTATTGAAACTTCAGTGTTCATTCGTTGCTCAATACATCACACAGCCAGAGTTTTTAGCACACTTGAGTTTAAAGTATCAaactaaatgttttgtcacacataCCATCTTTCCCACTTCCCAGTACACTTTCTAACCTGTTGTTGCTGCTTGTAGGGTGCTAAAGTGGGTAAGCTGACCCTGAAGACTACAGAGATGGAGACTATCTATGACCTGGGCAGTAAGATGATCGAGAGCCTCAGTAAAGAACGAGTTCAGGCAGGGTGAGTTCTTCTAAGGTGTAGTGCACACTTATCATCCACTAAGGGCTGTAGTACACACTCATCACTAGGGGCCGTTGACCATGGTCGTGCTCATCGAGACATAACAATTAAAACAGCGTTAGTTATTGGACAGGTCTGGGTAGACCCTCCTGGTTTCGGTCGGTTTTCCTTCACTTGCTGCCTAATAAAGATCTTTATTCTGCACGCTGTGGTAGTATGACTTTGAGGTCATTCATTCAGCTCTATAAATCCAAAGGCTTGACCTAATGTGCTGATCTCCCACTCTTTCCCAGGGATGTAATCACCATTGATAAAGCCACAGGGAAGATCAGCAAGCTGGGCCGCTCCTTCACCAGAGCCAGAGACTACGATGCTATGGGAGCACAGGTACACATTGGTCCTAGACACTTGTGTTTACAGTGGCGCGATACAACTGAACATTGAATTAAGCTCCACTGAGTTATAGTCAGCAGCATTGCTACCATGACTTTCTCTGCATTGTGAATTTGAATTTGCCTAGGATTTACGATTGCCTAGGATTCATGTTTAATTATGGCTTCTGTGAGAGAATTTTTTAATAATCTACTGTTTGCTTTGTGCTCCTCCAGACACAGTTTGTCCAATGTCCTGAGGGGGAGCTACAGAAGAGGAAGGAGGTGGTGCACACAGTGTCCCTCCATGAGATAGATGTCATAAACAGCCGTACACAGGGGTTCCTGGCCCTGTTCTCTGGTGATACCGGAGAGATCAAGTCTGAGGTCCGCGAACAGATTAATGCCAAGGTGtctgagtggagggaggagggcaaGGCTGAGATCATCCctggggtgagtgtgtgtgtttggtggtatCCCGGACACAGACTAAGCCTAGTCGTGGACTTAAAAAGCTTGCTCAATTCCCCATTGACAGTGCCTTTTAGTTCAGGACTAGACTTAATCTCTGTCTGGAAAACTGTCCCGAAATGGTCAGTGTTTAATGTTCAATTCAAAGCCTTCCTTGAGTGAGTTCTTCATTTGTGTCATTCCAGGTGCTCTTCATCGACGAGGTGCACATGCTGGACATGGAGTGTTTCTCTTTCCTGAACCGAGCCCTGGAGAGTGACCTTTCACCTGTCCTCATCATGGCCACCAACAGAGGCATCACACGGTAATTTTCTACCCTACAGTCTTCGACTGCTCCCACTATCATCTGGGTGTGGTTATTGGCCTAAGAAAGAACATGAGGTTGGGGACATGTTTAGAACCAGCGTGAAGATAACATATAATTTTCCCAGTAGTTTAAAGGGGCAATATGTTATTGGTTCATCATTTTTTTTCGATGTTTAAATAATGATACTGTTTATACCATTGATTCTTGGAAGAATATAACTTAAGCCTAGTCTCATTAGTTTAGAACCcagaatataagcttgttttactccatagTTTGTGAAAAATGGGTCAATCATATATGATTTCAATCCATTTCTAACTgacaccccttttgatttgaacgaaaccttccatacatgtttgcccatgatagaagtggtcagaaagttactttttggacctaaatgccaaaacattcaggagagtgctcaaagttgacccattttgcataccccaccctaccatgagacatccatgtcttcattacTGAAGAAGATAAACAGTTAGGTTTGATATAATTTGAAAGTTTTTGAACATGGTAATCAAGACTATTTTAGAATTTCTTGAAttgaattgttatttatttttaatttttaattaacaTCCATGATCTAAAACGTTCGTTCATATACAGTtcagtgaaaaagtatttgccccctttcagatttaaaaacatattttagcaTGCTTTTTACAgggaatgttatcagatcttcaaccaaaacctaatattagataaagggaacctgagtgatcAAATAACATAAACGTGATACttaataaacaaagttatgcaacatccaatgcccctgtgtaaaaagtaattgcccccttacattcgataacaggttttaatgactgcaaccaaacgcttcctgtagttgatcagtctcacatcgctgtggaggaattttgtcccactcttccatgcagaactgctttaactcagacATTTGTTGGTTTTCGAGCTTGTTTCAGTTCCTGCCACGACATCTCCATTGGTTtaaggtctggactttgactaggccattccaaaattTGAAATGTGTCTTTTTGGGCTTGtcttttggatcattgtcttgctgcgaTTCAGCTAccgacggatggcctgacattctcttTAAGAATTCTCTGATggagcctcccaagtggcgcagaggtctaaggcaatgcaatgctagaagcgtcactacagacccgggttccaTCCCAGGCTTTGTCCCAGCCGGTTGCgacagggagacccatgaggctgtgcacaattggcccagcatccgtctgtgttaggggagggtttggtcggccgggatgtccttgtcccatcgtgctttagcgactccttgtggcgggccgggtgcatgcacacTAACTTTGGtcaccagctgtacggtgtttcctccaacacattggtgcggctggcttccgggttaagcgagcagtgtgtcaagaagcggtGCGGCTTGGTAGAGTTGTGTTTCGgatgacgcatggctctcgaccttcgcctctcccaagtctgtacaggagttgcagcgatgggacaagactgtaactaccaattgtataTCACGGGGAAACGGGatacaaatttaaataaaatgattctgatgcagagcagaattcatggtacCTTCAATGATGGAAAGTTTTCCAGAGGTAGCAAAGCATCTCCAAACCATGAGGTTTTTACTGTAGATTCAATGTTTGGTTTTCGCGAGACGCAACGGGACCCATGTCGTCCAGTTCTAACacgggcaaatatgtatggaaggttttgttcaaatcaataGGAAATTCATATAGAACGACCCCGATGAAATTATAaaaaaacactatatagcctcaaacatGGTTAACTATGATATCATGGATCGTCCTTACATCGATAgccctgtctatgaatttgattacatttctccagccccattcctcagctCTTTACTGAAACAGAGGTGGGGTGGTGAACGCTTTATTGTTTGGACTGCAGATTGTCCGTTTTAAAGTAGTGCTTCTCAAGAACTTTCCTTGGCCTCAAACCGTATGTGTGGTAAATACTTTCTCTAACCCCTCTGTTCTGTCAGTATCCGAGGCACCAACTACCAGAGTCCCCATGGTATCCCCATAGATCTACTGGACCGCCTCCTCATCATTGCTACCTCCCCCTACACTGAGAAAGAGACACGGCAGATCCTCAAGATCCGGTGAGAATCACCCCTCTAACACTCCAAGCCTGTGCTTTAGCAAGCAAACAAGCTGCACCATGCCTTACATGATTTAAGATTGCAGACGGTCTGCATAGTGGTTGAAAATTATGTTCAAGGCTGATTCCAGATGAAAACCTATTCCCATATTGGACTGAAACACCATCTGAAATTATGTTTCTATTCTGTGTCCCTGTCTAggtgtgaggaggaggatgtggagcTGAGTGAGGAAGCTCACACTGTCCTGACACGTATCGGCCAGGAGACATC
Coding sequences within it:
- the ruvbl2 gene encoding ruvB-like 2, whose product is MAAQMATTKVPEVRDITRIERIGAHSHIRGLGLDDALEPRQVSQGMVGQLASRRAAGLILEMIKDGHIAGRAVLIAGQPGTGKTAIAMGIAQSLGTDTPFTAMAGSEIFSLEMSKTEALSQAFRKAIGVRIKEETEIIEGEVVEIQIDRPATGTGAKVGKLTLKTTEMETIYDLGSKMIESLSKERVQAGDVITIDKATGKISKLGRSFTRARDYDAMGAQTQFVQCPEGELQKRKEVVHTVSLHEIDVINSRTQGFLALFSGDTGEIKSEVREQINAKVSEWREEGKAEIIPGVLFIDEVHMLDMECFSFLNRALESDLSPVLIMATNRGITRIRGTNYQSPHGIPIDLLDRLLIIATSPYTEKETRQILKIRCEEEDVELSEEAHTVLTRIGQETSLRYAIQLISTAGLVCRKRRGTEVQVEDIKRVYSLFLDESRSSQYMKEYQDSFLFNETTQPTMDTS